CGGCGATCCCGCGCTCGCGGCGGAGGTCGTCGCGGCGTTTTCCGACGACCATCGCGACGCGGGCGCTGACCTCCACGCGCTCCTCAGAGAACTCCGCACCGGCCGCACCCCCGGAGCGGATCGCTGGCGTCGCGAGCGCCGCAGACTTGAAGGGATCGCGTCCGAAGCGAGCGTCGGGCCATCGCCCGAGCGCACGGACACCTCCACCATCGGCAGCGCGCCAGCCAGCAGCGGTGCGATCGCCGGGATCGTCACCGCACTCGCCCGCCCAGAATGGATCGCGCGCCGCGTCAGCGAGCATTCCCGCACGTACTTGTTGGCGAGCGGCACACGGGCCGCGCTGCCCGAGGGCAGCGGGCTCCTGGGAAGCGAATGGCTCGCCGTGCGCGAGGTGCAGCGCAGCGATGCGCGCACAGCCGACGGCACCGGGGCTGTGATCCGGCTCGCGGCATCCCTCGCCGAGGCCGACGCCTTCCGCCTCGCCGGGCCGCTGCTCACACAAGCTCGTCACGCCAGCATCCAGGCCGGCCGCGTGCGCGTGCGCGAGGAACGACGCCTCGGCGCGATCCTGCTCTCCTCGACACCGACCGCCGCGCGGGCAGAGGACGCAGGCCCCGCCTTTGCCGCGGAGCTTCGCGCGACCGGGCTGTCTGCGCTGCGCTGGTCTGAGGCTGCAACCGCCTTACGGGCTCGGCTCGCTCTCGTTCATCGGGCGCTCGGCGCACCCTGGCCCGCGATGACGGACGAGTCGCTGATTCACCACCTCGACGACTGGCTCGGGCCCGCACTCAGCGGTCTTCGCGCAGGCGAATCGCTGCACGCCATCAGCGTCGCTGCCGCCCTGCGGGGTCTGCTCCCCTGGCCCGAGGCCGCAAGACTCGACGCACTCGCGCCCGAGCGGCTCGCGCTGCCGTCGGGATCGACGGCTCAGATTCAATACCCCGACGCCGAAGACTCGGCGGCGCCCCCGGTCGTCGCGGTGAAGCTGCAGGAACTCTTCGGGCTCGCCGAATCTCCGACGCTGGTCGACGGTCGAGTGTCGATCCTGTTTCACTTGCTCTCCCCGGCACGCAAGCCGCTTGCCGTCACGAGCGACCTCGTGTCGTTTTGGAACGGCCCGTATCAGGACGTTCGGAAGGAGATGCGTGGCCGCTACCCGAAGCATCCGTGGCCCGAGGATCCCTGGACCGCACAGGCCACAGCGCTGACGAAGCGGCGCCTGGGCCAATAGCCGTTGCCTCGGCGGATCGGGGAGGCCGTCGCACGCAAAAGACCCGCCCCGAAGAAACTCGGAGCGGGTCTTTCAGACTGCGAAACTAGCGTGCGGCCGAGCCGTCCACGTAGTCTTCGTCGGTCGACTTCCACGCGAAGAGACCGCGCAGCTCGCGGCCAACAGCCTCGATCGGGTGAGCCTCAGCCTTGGCGCGGAGCTCCGCGAACTCCGTGCCGCCGTTGTCCTGGTCCTCGATGAAGCGACGAGCGAACGCGCCATTCTGGATGTCGGCGAGAACGGCCTGCATGTTCTCCTTGACGCTGGGGTCCACCACGCGGGGGCCCGAAACGTAGTCGCCGTACTCGGCCGTGTCGGAGACCGACCAGCGCTGCTTGGCGATGCCGCCCTCCCACATGAGGTCGACGATGAGCTTGAGCTCGTGCAGCACCTCGAAGTAGGCGATCTCGGGCTGGTAGCCAGCCTCGGTCAGGGTCTCGAAGCCGTACTGCACGAGCTGCGAGACGCCGCCGCAGAGCACTGCCTGCTCGCCGAAGAGGTCCGTCTCGGTCTCTTCGGTGAAGGTCGTCTTGATGACGCCGGCGCGGGTGCCGCCGATTGCCTTCGCGTACGACTTGGCGATGTCCCAGGCGTGGCCCGAGGCGTCGCGCTCGACCGCGATGATGTCGGGGATGCCGCGGCCTGCGACGAACTCGCGACGCACCGTGTGGCCGGGAGCCTTCGGGGCGACGAGGATCACGTCGACGCCCTCGGGCGCCTCAATGTAGCCGAAGCGGATGTTGAAGCCGTGCGCGAACGCGAGGACCTTGCCCGCGGTCAGGTGACCCTTGATCTCGTCGTTGTAGATCGCGCGCTGGTGCTGATCCGGCGCGAGGATCATGATGAGGTCAGCCCACTCGGCAGCAGCGGCGACCGTCATGACGGTGAAGCCGGCTTCTTCCGCCTTCTGGATCGACTTCGACTCAGCCTTGAGCGCGATGCGGACATCAACGCCGGAGTCGCGAAGGTTCATCGCGTGGGCGTGGCCCTGCGAGCCGTAGCCCACAACAGCAACCTTCATGCCCTGAACGATCGACAGGTCAGCGTCAGCGTCGTAATAGATCTCTGCCACGGTATTACTCTCCTTGGTTGGGGTGTGACCCGCGCGGTGGGGCGCGGAGCTTGAGGCCGAAGGCGTCTGCCTTCGGCAGTGAACTAGTTCTTGAAGACGCGCTCGGTAATCGACTTGGACCCGCGGCCCACGGCGATGAGGCCGGACTGCACGATCTCCTTGATACCAAACGGCTCGAGGACCTTGAGAAAGGCCTCGATCTTACCCGAATCGCCGGTGACCTCGATCACGAGCGCATCGGTGACCACGTCGACGACACGGGCGCGGAAAAGGTTGACCGCTTCGAGCACCTGCGAGCGGGTCTGGTGGTCAACGCGAACCTTGATGAGCACGTGTTCGCGCTGCACCGACTGGCTCGTTTCGAGCTCGACGACCTTGATGACGTTGACGAGCTTGTTCAGCTGCTTCGTCACCTGTTCGAAGGGCAGCTCGGCTTCGTCCACGACGACCGTGATGCGCGAGAGGCCCGCGATCTCGGTCGGGCCGACGGCGAGCGACTCGATGTTGAAGCTGCGGCGGGCGAACAGGCCAGCGACGCGGGTCAAGAGACCCGGCTTGTCCTCGACGAGGAGGCTCAATACGTGACGAGTCATGGCTTATTCATCCCCCCATTCCGGGCTGTGATCTTTGGCATATTGGACTTCACTGTTCGAAACACCCTGCGGGACCATCGGCCACACCATCGCGTCCGCGCTCACGACGAAGTCGATCACCACGGGGCGATCGTTCGTCTCGAGCGCCAGCTTGATGGCGGCGTCAATCTCGTCTTCGCGCTCCACCCGAATCGCGAGGCAACCGTAGGCCTCGCCGAGCTTCACGAAGTCGGGCACCCGCTGGCTCCCGTGACCGGTGTTCAGCTCGGTGTTCGAGTAGCGCTTGTCGTAGAACAGCGTCTGCCACTGACGCACCATCCCGAGCGACGAGTTGTTGATCACGGCAACCTTGATCGGGATGTCATTGATCACACAGGTCGCAAGTTCCTGGTTAGTCATCTGGAAGCAGCCGTCGCCGTCGATTGCCCACACGTCTCGCTGCGGCTCGGCAACCTTCGCCCCCATTGCGGCGGGTACGGAGTAGCCCATGGTGCCGGCGCCGCCCGAGTTCAGCCAGGCGTTCGGGCGCTCATACTTGATGAACTGCGCCGACCACATCTGGTGCTGGCCCACGCCCGCGGCAAAAATACCCTCGGGTCCGGTGAGTTCGCCGATGCGCTGGATGACGTGCTGTGGGCTGAGCAGACCGTCGGTCGGCTGGGTGAAGCCGAGCGGGAACTCCTCGCGGAGGCCGTTCAGGCGTTCCCACCACACGCTATGGTCGGCGAGTCCGCTCTCGCGCTGGATCGCGCCAACGGCGCTCGCCAGGTCCACCATCACGTCGCGGACGTCGCCCACGATCGGGACATCGGCGACACGGATCTTCGAGATCTCCGCGGGATCGATGTCGACGTGGATGACCTTTGCCTCGGGGGCGAACAGCTCGGCCCGCCCGGTCACGCGGTCGTCAAACCGCGCGCCCAGCGTGATCAGCAGGTCAGCCTCCTGCAGTGCAAGCACCGCGGGAACGGTGCCGTGCATGCCCGGCATCCCGAGCTGCTGCTGGTGCGAGTCGGGGAACGCCCCACGCGCCATGAGGGTGGTGACCACGGGGGCACCGACGAGCTCGACGAGCTGCATGAGCTCCTCGGACGCGCGGCCGCGCACGATTCCACCACCGACGTAGAACACGGGGCGCTCGGCGCGGGCGATGAGATCGGCAGCGGCCTGGATCTGCTTGCTGTTCGCCTTCGTGACCGGGCGATACCCGGGAAGGTCGACCCGCGGGTCCCAGACGAAGTCCAGTTCAGCCTGCTGAGCGTCCTTAGTGATGTCCACGAGCACGGGGCCGGGGCGACCGGTCGAGGCAATGTGGTACGCCGCGGCAATCGCCTTCGGGATCTCCGCAGCGTTCTTCACCAGGATCGAGTGCTTCGTAATCGGCATCGTGATGCCGACGATGTCCGCCTCCTGGAACGCGTCGGTTCCCATGAGCGTCGAGAAGACCTGCCCCGTGATGGCGAGCATGGGCACGGAGTCCATGTACGCGTCGGCGATGGCCGTCACGAGGTTCGTCGCGCCCGGGCCGGACGTCGCGATGCAGACCCCGACCTTGCCGCTCGCCGAGGCATAGCCCTCGGCGGCGTGGCCGGCGCCCTGTTCGTGACGCACAAGGATGTGGCGCAAGCGGGTGCTGTCCATCAGCGGGTCGTAGACCGGGAGGATCGCGCCTCCGGGAAGCCCGAAGACGTCTGTCACCCCCAGCTCTTCCAAGCTGCGGACGACCGCTTGCGCGCCCGTCATTCGTTCACCGCGCGCGCTCGAGCGTGCCGAGCCGGGTGTGGGAACAGCGGAAACTGATTCCGGAGTCATCTCTGGCTTTCTGTTGCAGGTGTGTGTCGGACGCGTGCGACGTTAGCCCGTAATTGCGCCCTCAGACGCAGAATGTACGAGCTTCGAGTACTTGGCGAGAACGCCACGCGTGTACCGCGGGGG
This genomic stretch from Leucobacter sp. CX169 harbors:
- the ilvC gene encoding ketol-acid reductoisomerase, whose amino-acid sequence is MAEIYYDADADLSIVQGMKVAVVGYGSQGHAHAMNLRDSGVDVRIALKAESKSIQKAEEAGFTVMTVAAAAEWADLIMILAPDQHQRAIYNDEIKGHLTAGKVLAFAHGFNIRFGYIEAPEGVDVILVAPKAPGHTVRREFVAGRGIPDIIAVERDASGHAWDIAKSYAKAIGGTRAGVIKTTFTEETETDLFGEQAVLCGGVSQLVQYGFETLTEAGYQPEIAYFEVLHELKLIVDLMWEGGIAKQRWSVSDTAEYGDYVSGPRVVDPSVKENMQAVLADIQNGAFARRFIEDQDNGGTEFAELRAKAEAHPIEAVGRELRGLFAWKSTDEDYVDGSAAR
- the ilvN gene encoding acetolactate synthase small subunit, yielding MTRHVLSLLVEDKPGLLTRVAGLFARRSFNIESLAVGPTEIAGLSRITVVVDEAELPFEQVTKQLNKLVNVIKVVELETSQSVQREHVLIKVRVDHQTRSQVLEAVNLFRARVVDVVTDALVIEVTGDSGKIEAFLKVLEPFGIKEIVQSGLIAVGRGSKSITERVFKN
- a CDS encoding acetolactate synthase large subunit, encoding MTPESVSAVPTPGSARSSARGERMTGAQAVVRSLEELGVTDVFGLPGGAILPVYDPLMDSTRLRHILVRHEQGAGHAAEGYASASGKVGVCIATSGPGATNLVTAIADAYMDSVPMLAITGQVFSTLMGTDAFQEADIVGITMPITKHSILVKNAAEIPKAIAAAYHIASTGRPGPVLVDITKDAQQAELDFVWDPRVDLPGYRPVTKANSKQIQAAADLIARAERPVFYVGGGIVRGRASEELMQLVELVGAPVVTTLMARGAFPDSHQQQLGMPGMHGTVPAVLALQEADLLITLGARFDDRVTGRAELFAPEAKVIHVDIDPAEISKIRVADVPIVGDVRDVMVDLASAVGAIQRESGLADHSVWWERLNGLREEFPLGFTQPTDGLLSPQHVIQRIGELTGPEGIFAAGVGQHQMWSAQFIKYERPNAWLNSGGAGTMGYSVPAAMGAKVAEPQRDVWAIDGDGCFQMTNQELATCVINDIPIKVAVINNSSLGMVRQWQTLFYDKRYSNTELNTGHGSQRVPDFVKLGEAYGCLAIRVEREDEIDAAIKLALETNDRPVVIDFVVSADAMVWPMVPQGVSNSEVQYAKDHSPEWGDE